Proteins encoded in a region of the Bactrocera tryoni isolate S06 chromosome 4, CSIRO_BtryS06_freeze2, whole genome shotgun sequence genome:
- the LOC120776049 gene encoding cAMP-specific 3',5'-cyclic phosphodiesterase isoform X5 produces the protein MLNKNSASSQSLPRVHSFFNMIPTVLQDDLALAIVNDPNNMFSIKSRSHGEDLIVTPFAQILASLRSVRNNLLSLTNVQASNKSRRPTQSSSVGRASTAGVQLVQGDESYTRLATDTIEELDWCLDQLETIQTHRSVSDMASLKFKRMLNKELSHFSESSRSGNQISEYICSTFLDKQQELDLPSMRGDDNPDQHNMLTQHQRSRSPRGPPMSQISGVKRPLSHTNSFTGERLPTFGVETVHENALGTLLGDVDTWGIDIFKIGDLSANRPLTCVAYTIFQSRELLTSLMIPPKTFINFMTTLEDHYVKDNPFHNSLHAADVTQSTNVLLNTPALEGVFTSLEVGGALFAACIHDVDHPGLTNQFLVNSSSELALMYNDESVLENHHLAVAFKLLQNQGCDIFCNMQKKQRQTLRKMVIDIVLSTDMSKHMSLLADLKTMVETKKVAGSGVLLLDNYTDRIQVLENLVHCADLSNPTKPLPLYKRWVSLLMEEFFLQGDKERESGMDISPMCDRHNATIEKSQVGFIDYIVHPLWETWADLVHPDAQDILDTLEENRDYYQSMIPPSPPPSAADDQPSDDKIRFQVTLEESDQENLAELEECDESEHNKPEAATVTTAAGEHKPSGSENQSHHGGM, from the exons CCATGGCGAGGATCTTATTGTGACACCATTTGCCCAAATTTTGGCCAGCTTACGTTCGGTGCGCAACAATCTCTTAAGTCTGACAAATGTACAAGCATCCAACAA ATCCAGGCGCCCAACACAATCGTCCAGCGTGGGACGTGCATCCACAGCCGGCGTTCAATTGGTCCAAGGCGATGAATCCTACACACGTTTGGCCACAGACACCATCGAGGAGTTGGACTGGTGTTTGGACCAACTGGAGACCATACAGACACATCGCAGTGTATCGGACATGGCATCGCTCAAG TTCAAGCGTATGCTCAACAAAGAATTATCACACTTCAGCGAGTCGAGCAGATCTGGCAATCAAATATCGGAGTATATTTGTTCCACATTTTTGG aCAAGCAACAAGAACTGGACCTGCCATCGATGCGCGGCGACGACAACCCCGACCAACACAATATGCTTACCCAGCATCAGCGTTCCCGTTCGCCACGTGGTCCGCCGATGTCACAGATATCGGGCGTGAAACGACCACTCTCCCACACGAACTCTTTCACCGGCGAACGTCTGCCCACATTCGGTGTGGAAACAGTGCACGAGAATGCGCTCGGCACACTGCTCGGCGACGTCGACACGTGGGGCATTGACATATTCAAGATTGGCGATCTGAGCGCCAATCGTCCGCTCACCTGTGTGGCATACACCATATTTCAG AGTAGAGAACTACTGACCAGTCTTATGATACCACcgaaaacttttattaattttatgacTACTCTGGAGGATCATTATGTTAAAGACAATCCGTTTCACAATTCATTGCATGCGGCTGATGTGACACAAAGTACAAATGTACTGCTCAATACACCAGCGCTGGAGGGCGTATTCACATCGTTGGAAGTGGGCGGAGCATTGTTTGCTGCTTGTATACACGATGTTGATCATCCTGGTTTAACGAATCAATTTTTAGTTAATTCAA GTTCCGAATTAGCCTTAATGTATAATGACGAATCTGTTTTGGAAAATCATCATTTAGCAGTTGcctttaaattattacaaaatcaaGGATGTGATATATTCTGTAATATGCAAAA gaaacaaCGCCAAACATTAAGGAAGATGGTTATCGATATTGTCCTCTCCACAGACATGTCAAAACACATGAGCTTGCTGGCCGATTTAAAGACTATGGTCGAGACGAAAAAGGTCGCCGGCTCCGGTGTGCTATTGCTGGACAACTACACCGATCGCATACAG GTGCTCGAAAATCTGGTACATTGTGCCGATTTAAGTAATCCAACCAAACCGTTGCCATTATACAAACGCTGGGTCAGCCTACTTATGGAGGAGTTCTTTTTGCAGGGCGATAAAGAACGTGAATCGGGCATGGACATTAGTCCTATGTGTGATCGTCATAATGCCACAATCGAAAAATCGCAGGTCGGATTTATCGATTATATTGTGCATCCATTGTGGGAGACATGGGCCGATCTGGTGCATCCCGATGCACAGGATATACTTGATACGCTTGAAGAGAATAGAGACTATTATCAGAGCATGATACCACCATCACCACCACCATCGGCGGCCGACGATCAACCCTCCGACGATAAGATACGATTTCAA GTAACACTTGAAGAGTCCGATCAAGAGAATCTAGCCGAACTGGAAGAGTGTGATGAGAGTGAGCATAACAAACCGGAAGCAGCAACTGTGACGACGGCTGCGGGTGAGCACAAGCCGTCGGGGAGTGAGAATCAAAGCCATCACGGTGGAATGTGA
- the LOC120776049 gene encoding cAMP-specific 3',5'-cyclic phosphodiesterase isoform X6, translating into MLNKNSASSQSLPRVHSFFNMIPTVLQDDLALAIVNDPNNMFSIKSRSHGEDLIVTPFAQILASLRSVRNNLLSLTNVQASNKRPTQSSSVGRASTAGVQLVQGDESYTRLATDTIEELDWCLDQLETIQTHRSVSDMASLKFKRMLNKELSHFSESSRSGNQISEYICSTFLDKQQELDLPSMRGDDNPDQHNMLTQHQRSRSPRGPPMSQISGVKRPLSHTNSFTGERLPTFGVETVHENALGTLLGDVDTWGIDIFKIGDLSANRPLTCVAYTIFQSRELLTSLMIPPKTFINFMTTLEDHYVKDNPFHNSLHAADVTQSTNVLLNTPALEGVFTSLEVGGALFAACIHDVDHPGLTNQFLVNSSSELALMYNDESVLENHHLAVAFKLLQNQGCDIFCNMQKKQRQTLRKMVIDIVLSTDMSKHMSLLADLKTMVETKKVAGSGVLLLDNYTDRIQVLENLVHCADLSNPTKPLPLYKRWVSLLMEEFFLQGDKERESGMDISPMCDRHNATIEKSQVGFIDYIVHPLWETWADLVHPDAQDILDTLEENRDYYQSMIPPSPPPSAADDQPSDDKIRFQVTLEESDQENLAELEECDESEHNKPEAATVTTAAGEHKPSGSENQSHHGGM; encoded by the exons CCATGGCGAGGATCTTATTGTGACACCATTTGCCCAAATTTTGGCCAGCTTACGTTCGGTGCGCAACAATCTCTTAAGTCTGACAAATGTACAAGCATCCAACAA GCGCCCAACACAATCGTCCAGCGTGGGACGTGCATCCACAGCCGGCGTTCAATTGGTCCAAGGCGATGAATCCTACACACGTTTGGCCACAGACACCATCGAGGAGTTGGACTGGTGTTTGGACCAACTGGAGACCATACAGACACATCGCAGTGTATCGGACATGGCATCGCTCAAG TTCAAGCGTATGCTCAACAAAGAATTATCACACTTCAGCGAGTCGAGCAGATCTGGCAATCAAATATCGGAGTATATTTGTTCCACATTTTTGG aCAAGCAACAAGAACTGGACCTGCCATCGATGCGCGGCGACGACAACCCCGACCAACACAATATGCTTACCCAGCATCAGCGTTCCCGTTCGCCACGTGGTCCGCCGATGTCACAGATATCGGGCGTGAAACGACCACTCTCCCACACGAACTCTTTCACCGGCGAACGTCTGCCCACATTCGGTGTGGAAACAGTGCACGAGAATGCGCTCGGCACACTGCTCGGCGACGTCGACACGTGGGGCATTGACATATTCAAGATTGGCGATCTGAGCGCCAATCGTCCGCTCACCTGTGTGGCATACACCATATTTCAG AGTAGAGAACTACTGACCAGTCTTATGATACCACcgaaaacttttattaattttatgacTACTCTGGAGGATCATTATGTTAAAGACAATCCGTTTCACAATTCATTGCATGCGGCTGATGTGACACAAAGTACAAATGTACTGCTCAATACACCAGCGCTGGAGGGCGTATTCACATCGTTGGAAGTGGGCGGAGCATTGTTTGCTGCTTGTATACACGATGTTGATCATCCTGGTTTAACGAATCAATTTTTAGTTAATTCAA GTTCCGAATTAGCCTTAATGTATAATGACGAATCTGTTTTGGAAAATCATCATTTAGCAGTTGcctttaaattattacaaaatcaaGGATGTGATATATTCTGTAATATGCAAAA gaaacaaCGCCAAACATTAAGGAAGATGGTTATCGATATTGTCCTCTCCACAGACATGTCAAAACACATGAGCTTGCTGGCCGATTTAAAGACTATGGTCGAGACGAAAAAGGTCGCCGGCTCCGGTGTGCTATTGCTGGACAACTACACCGATCGCATACAG GTGCTCGAAAATCTGGTACATTGTGCCGATTTAAGTAATCCAACCAAACCGTTGCCATTATACAAACGCTGGGTCAGCCTACTTATGGAGGAGTTCTTTTTGCAGGGCGATAAAGAACGTGAATCGGGCATGGACATTAGTCCTATGTGTGATCGTCATAATGCCACAATCGAAAAATCGCAGGTCGGATTTATCGATTATATTGTGCATCCATTGTGGGAGACATGGGCCGATCTGGTGCATCCCGATGCACAGGATATACTTGATACGCTTGAAGAGAATAGAGACTATTATCAGAGCATGATACCACCATCACCACCACCATCGGCGGCCGACGATCAACCCTCCGACGATAAGATACGATTTCAA GTAACACTTGAAGAGTCCGATCAAGAGAATCTAGCCGAACTGGAAGAGTGTGATGAGAGTGAGCATAACAAACCGGAAGCAGCAACTGTGACGACGGCTGCGGGTGAGCACAAGCCGTCGGGGAGTGAGAATCAAAGCCATCACGGTGGAATGTGA